DNA from Papio anubis isolate 15944 chromosome 1, Panubis1.0, whole genome shotgun sequence:
GCCTCCCCAGGGAGCTatactgattttaaaacaaaatttaaaatgttatttttatattgctaaaagaaatcaaagaaatataaCCAATTAGATTCAACTTGAAGTATTATGAGGGACTGAAATCCCTGTCCATATCTAGGAGTTAAACTGTCCATATAGAAATGCCTAGCTCAGGGCAAAACTCAACAGGggagaaaaggaattcccttcggAAAATCATATTTTGTGGCTCTGTCGTTCAGATTTTCAGATAAATTGGAATTTCATGGTTCATTTCCTGATTTCTTCCCTTACCCTATTATTTATCAGAACCTGGATGGAGGCAAAGGAGTGGGCAGTTCTAGAGTAGCCCATGGGAACCCACTCGTGGCAGGGATTAAATTGCTTTCCCTCCCATGGCCTCGAGTAAAGAAAGCAATTCTCAAGGTTTAGGGGATGTGGGTGGTACACAGGATTGAAAGCAGTATCCTAGGCCCCCAAGTCTGCTAATGTACCTCCCATCTATCTTCAGAGGAACGGGAAGTGGCCTGAGAGGAGCGAAACTTCTATTGTGCCATGAATGCCTTGAGCAATCTGGTCAAACTTAGGGACTCCTTGGAATCATGTTTCTAAATGAACTAAATACAACATTTGGGGTTACAGAGACACCAACTCTACTGAAATACAGTTtcagtggggtgggggaggtggggggtcCAAAGCCCTAGGTTAAGAACTCCTACTAGGGTCTATGGCATAGAAGCAAGAATAAGTGAAAAGAAAGCAGAGTAAGGGTGGAGAGATTAAGAAATGCTATCTCACACTCATACAAGGCCCTAAATGAGAAGATGATCTAGAGCCTGAGCGCATCCCAGGGAAGACTTTCTTAAGTACAAGGATAAGCTGTAAGAAGCCTGTAGGAATCCTCTCCCACCTACGACCCATCTCATATTTCTTTGCAGGGCTCAGATAATCAAGAAACAATGTCGAGTGATGATAAAAGCAAATCAAATGACCCCAAGACTGAGCCCAAGAACTGCGATCCCAAGTGTGAACAAAAGTGTGAGTCCAAATGCCAGCCCAGCTGTTTAAAGAAGCTGCTGCAACGCTGCTCTGAAAAGTGCCCACGGGAAAAGTGTCCAGCACCACCCAAGTGCCCGCCCTGCCCCTCGCCGTCCCCTTCATCCTGCCCTCCCAAGCCCTGCGCCAAGCCTTGTCCTCCTAAATGCCCTTCTTCCTGcccacctccctgccctcccccagaGTGAGGCACTGTGGGCATTACCCAACCCCACTACCACTGCCACTTCCACCATGTACAACGCTGTGGGGCTGGGGACTGAAGCCATGAACTGACAAGTAAACGTGTTCCTCTGCTGTGCAAGACTTCTCCTGGTGTTTTGGTGGGTCTcgatttgttttgtttgttgttttacagCACTAAACGACCAGCAGGCAATCCCTGAGAAGTGAGGCTAGAACCCTGCACTCTCAACCACCTCTGAGAACTGACTTTCCCTCTGACCCAACCTGCAGGTGCCCACCTCTGAAAGGTGTACCCAGGGAATGCCAGGCCCTGTTACAGCAAAGCCTGAGAGATCCATAAATATGGTTGCAGCTGTGAAAGTGTCCAACCCCGGGAAGCAGAAAGGAGAGGGtatgagggagaaagaggagtAGAACATTGGTGAAAGGTCCAGGAAGGCTCAGGAAAAGGCATTGTACTACGTTCCTGTTAGTCCTGTTGCATAATGTTTATGCAGAAGGGCTCCCAGTAGAGGCTGCCCGGGTTTaatgaaactctatctctgcTCCCTAACACCTTGTAACCTtaagcaagttgcttaacttctttgtgtctcagtttccttctctttgcAAAAGGAATGATGATGCTAACAGTACTGCTGTTATGGAGTTGTTGTGAGGCTAAAGAATTAACAAatgccaggccaggcacggtagctcatgcttgtaatcctagcactttgggaggccaaggcagggatcgcctgaggtcaggaattcgagaccagcctggccaacatggtgaaactgcgtctctactaaaaatacaaaaattagctgggtttggagcacgcctgtaatcccagctacttgggaggctgaagaaggagaatcgcttgaacccaggaggtggaggttgcagtgaaccaagatctcaccactgcactccagcctgggtgagggagtgagactccacctcaaaaaaaaaaaaaaagagttaacaaaTGCCAAGTGCCTGGTTTACAGGGACATAGTAAGTTGGTAAAGGGAGcaccccacacccacacccaccacaGTGTAACACTTATCAT
Protein-coding regions in this window:
- the LELP1 gene encoding late cornified envelope-like proline-rich protein 1 produces the protein MSSDDKSKSNDPKTEPKNCDPKCEQKCESKCQPSCLKKLLQRCSEKCPREKCPAPPKCPPCPSPSPSSCPPKPCAKPCPPKCPSSCPPPCPPPE